The DNA sequence ATGGTAAAGCTTCGGGGATTCTCAGCTTTGGCATCGAGGGTGGCCGCGAAGCCGGGGCCCGCTTCTACGATGCCCTGTCGCTGATACTGCGGTTGGTGAACATCGGCGATGCAAAAAGCTGCGCCGCCATCCCGGCATCAACCACCCACCGTCAGTTGAATGACGACGAGCTGAAAGCGGCCGGTGTCAGCGCCGACATGGTTCGTCTGTCAATTGGTATCGAACACGTTGACGACCTGATGACAGACATCGACCAGGCACTCGGAAAGTCCGCAGGTTAGGTTAATACTGGCAACCTTTGAACAAACACACGCCGAGCAGGTTGGTGAAACCGGATGTCGCTACAACCTTCCCTCGCGATCGTTGCGATCAAAGGCCCTGGGCACCCCGTCGCAACCAGTTATGAACAAATGCCAGCTTGTAACGGGCATGATCCGACAACACAAACGGATAAATATCCGATAGGCCCATGGAACGATTAACGTGGTTGATGCCCACAGTAAGCGCTGCCGCGATCTGGATCAGCCGCTCGGCATCGGGCTCCGAATACGGGTCCCAGCCAGCGTGAGGTATCTGCGGCGATGACAGACTGGTGGCCACAAAGCTGTCGGCAATATCCGTCAGATGTAGCAGGTGTGCCACCGTTTCTGCCCAGTCTTCATGGGGGTGTGTGGAGGCGTAACTGGTCAGGTAGTGTTGCCTCCAGTTCGGTGGCGGGCCATTCTCGTAGTGGTATTGAAGCGCCCCGACATAGTCCACCCGCTCATCGCCAAACATGTTCCGGAATGCATCGAGAAAATCCTCGCGAAGACTCAGCCGCCACCAGAGCATGTGGGCAATCTCGTGACGCATGTGGCCGATCATGGTCCGATAAGGCTCTTCCAGCGCTTCACGACGGGTGGTAAGTAGTACGGGGTCCACCTCTGCCACACTGATGGTCACCACACCTTCAACGTGCCCCATCGCAACAGGGGTGGGGCCCTCAGCGAGCAAATGAAATACGGGCCGCGCCCCCGGATCTTCGGGACGAAACCAATGCCAGCGCCCCAGATTATCCAGCACCCACCGCTTGGCCGCCTCGGTTTGCGCCCAGTTGGGGACGGCATTGGCGATCGAAGGATCAGGTGCC is a window from the Porticoccus hydrocarbonoclasticus MCTG13d genome containing:
- a CDS encoding zinc-binding metallopeptidase family protein, yielding MRVFANPVGAGSLWFDNLATADGTPVAYDPQARAFLPMPPFCANRDKIGCNWIAPNEGAFCRSCSMTALAPDPSIANAVPNWAQTEAAKRWVLDNLGRWHWFRPEDPGARPVFHLLAEGPTPVAMGHVEGVVTISVAEVDPVLLTTRREALEEPYRTMIGHMRHEIAHMLWWRLSLREDFLDAFRNMFGDERVDYVGALQYHYENGPPPNWRQHYLTSYASTHPHEDWAETVAHLLHLTDIADSFVATSLSSPQIPHAGWDPYSEPDAERLIQIAAALTVGINHVNRSMGLSDIYPFVLSDHARYKLAFVHNWLRRGAQGL